The proteins below come from a single Alligator mississippiensis isolate rAllMis1 chromosome 2, rAllMis1, whole genome shotgun sequence genomic window:
- the TMEM144 gene encoding transmembrane protein 144 has product MTNFVSSNETDLTIGFTSSAVAIFLFGTNFVPVKKFDTGDGMFFQWILCAAIWIVSLVVNLIQKCPQFWPLAMLGGFVWATGNITVVPILKTIGLGLGLLIWASFNLLTGWASSRFGWFGIDPEEVSKPTLNYIGATLSLLSVIIFLFVKSEIPSSLASPEATPLLDEAPINYSVNTSSDTSWVDNFSPKGKRMIGCSLAVVAGILYGSSFVPVLYIKDHGRRNGTLYTGASQYDLDYVFAHFSGIFLTSTIYFLIYCIVMKNKPKVYPEAIIPGFMSGILWAIANCCWFIANHYLSAVVSFPIITAGPGFIAAMWGVLVFKEIKGWKNYLLLIVAFIIILAGSLCTAFSKV; this is encoded by the exons ATGACCAACTTCGTAAGCAGCAATGAAACCGATCTAACTATCGGCTTTACCTCTTCTGCAGTAGCTATCTTCTTATTTGGGACAAACTTTGTACCTGTTAAGAAATTTGACACTGGTGATG GAATGTTCTTCCAGTGGATTCTCTGTGCTGCAATATGGATAGTTTCTTTGGTGGTCAACCTTATCCAAAAATGTCCCCAGTTCTGGCCTCTGGCTATGCTTGGGGGTTTTGTATGGGCTACAG GTAATATTACTGTTGTCCCCATTCTTAAAACCATTGGCTTAGGTCTTGGGCTCTTAATCTGGGCTTCTTTTAATTTGCTAACTGGCTGGGCAAGTTCAAG GTTCGGTTGGTTCGGAATTGATCCAGAAGAGGTATCAAAACCCACCTTAAATTACATTGGAGCTACACTTTCTTTGTTAAG TGTGATCATATTTCTTTTTGTAAAAAGTGAAATTCCAAGTTCTTTAGCTTCACCAGAAGCTACGCCTTTATTGGATGAGGCA CCAATCAACTATTCTGTAAACACCAGTTCTGATACATCATGGGTGGACAATTTTTCTCCAAAGGGAAAAAGAATGAT AGGCTGTAGCCTAGCAGTAGTAGCTGGAATACTATATGGTTCCAGTTTTGTGCCAGTACTGTATATCAAGGACCATGGAAGAAGAAATGGAACTCTATACACAGGAGCAAGTCAATACG ATTTAGACTATGTCTTTGCACACTTTAGTGGAATCTTCCTTACAAGTACCATCTACTTTCTGATCTACTGTATAGTCATGAAAAATAAACCTAAAGTTTACCCTGAAGCTATAATACCAG GATTTATGTCTGGTATACTTTGGGCAATAGCCAATTGCTGTTGGTTCATAGCCAATCACTACCTCAGTGCTGTGGTCAGCTTTCCAATAATTACTGCT GGCCCTGGATTTATAGCTGCAATGTGGGGAGTCCTTGTATTCAAAGAGATAAAG GGATGGAAAAACTATTTGTTACTCATAGTAGCATTCATTATCATTTTAGctggctcactctgcacagctTTTTCTAAAGTTTAA